One window of Desulfocurvibacter africanus subsp. africanus DSM 2603 genomic DNA carries:
- a CDS encoding PAS domain-containing sensor histidine kinase, producing the protein MADHMKPEFWPTGCADKRSRQTTDKQPADDMPSPADATASDYKASPAAIPPTSVSAEPPSHSFPENQHGQTVLLSTIPDGQDHSRDQNAPPANPTFASLFGRAVDAFVLVDRQGRLTDANPAACALVGYTRADLLGLALTAFGKPVIRGWIGVEDIFGFAGERNLPKRAENQREIEPAFVADLPNGQLLFILHDVTRHHRLLDALVETSQAATVAEKVKHEFLSNMSHELRTPIGGILGLSTLLRPKVEPGHAQYLDLIIQSAESLSAIVGDILEMARIEASQVAPNPGTVELAPALAQMFEEIRRQASAKDLEAILTISPRVPAQAVLAWEQTRKALDNLLSNAVKFTSKGWVNLFVDHCVDETGRECLYFAVTDSGLGIASEDLPRLFQPFTQLERPLNKHTQGTGLGLALAKRLAELAGGSIWLDSEPGRGSTFHLRVPCAPLS; encoded by the coding sequence ATGGCTGATCACATGAAGCCGGAATTCTGGCCTACCGGCTGTGCCGATAAACGCTCACGGCAGACGACCGACAAACAGCCTGCCGACGACATGCCCTCACCCGCCGACGCCACCGCAAGTGATTACAAGGCTTCCCCGGCGGCCATCCCCCCGACGAGCGTCTCCGCGGAGCCCCCTTCGCACTCCTTTCCAGAGAATCAGCATGGGCAGACAGTCCTCCTGTCGACCATTCCCGATGGCCAAGACCATAGCCGCGACCAGAATGCCCCGCCCGCAAATCCGACATTCGCAAGTCTTTTCGGACGGGCCGTGGACGCCTTCGTGCTGGTGGATCGGCAGGGTCGCCTAACGGACGCCAACCCTGCGGCCTGTGCTTTGGTGGGCTACACACGCGCTGATCTCCTTGGGCTCGCCCTGACTGCGTTCGGAAAGCCCGTCATCCGAGGCTGGATCGGCGTCGAGGATATCTTCGGTTTCGCCGGCGAGCGCAATTTGCCCAAGCGAGCTGAAAACCAACGGGAAATCGAGCCTGCTTTCGTAGCCGACCTCCCGAACGGCCAATTGCTGTTTATCCTGCACGACGTCACCCGGCACCACCGTCTGCTGGACGCCCTGGTGGAGACCAGCCAGGCCGCCACGGTCGCCGAAAAGGTCAAGCACGAATTCCTCTCCAACATGAGCCATGAACTGCGCACGCCCATTGGCGGCATCCTGGGCCTATCCACTCTGCTGCGGCCCAAGGTCGAGCCAGGGCATGCCCAGTACCTGGACCTGATCATCCAATCCGCCGAGAGCTTGTCCGCCATTGTCGGCGACATTCTCGAAATGGCCCGTATCGAAGCCTCCCAGGTCGCGCCCAATCCAGGGACCGTGGAACTCGCTCCCGCTCTGGCGCAGATGTTCGAGGAAATCCGACGGCAGGCGAGCGCCAAGGATCTGGAAGCGATTCTGACCATCTCTCCGCGCGTGCCGGCACAGGCCGTGCTGGCCTGGGAGCAGACCCGCAAGGCCCTGGACAATCTGCTCTCCAACGCCGTCAAATTCACGTCCAAGGGATGGGTAAACCTGTTCGTGGACCACTGCGTTGACGAGACCGGCCGCGAGTGCCTGTACTTCGCCGTGACTGATTCCGGCCTCGGCATAGCTTCCGAGGACCTGCCGCGCCTGTTCCAGCCCTTTACCCAACTTGAGCGGCCGCTTAACAAGCATACCCAAGGCACGGGCCTGGGGCTCGCCCTGGCCAAACGGCTGGCGGAGCTTGCCGGCGGCAGCATCTGGCTGGACAGTGAGCCCGGCCGGGGCAGTACATTCCATCTGCGCGTTCCCTGCGCTCCCCTTTCCTGA
- a CDS encoding class I adenylate-forming enzyme family protein — MDWNIAKHIIDRLAPTAALIDARRGNAIETGLAEAVASAAGAMRAAGLAPGQRLAIGCDQTLWTVLAYLGAQYAGLTAVPVERDKLSVALGDLGAEGVWVPDSAWLEGLPTPRVASLVGPDSLVGAPVQAEPRGPDDLAALMATSGTTGRAVRFIMVTHRNLLTNTRDIAASQHLQPGDRAMLILPMSYCFGVSVLLSHLWAGGDCVLDSRFTYPDTVLAAMDEYRCTSFAGVPSVYRILDTRSALARMELPHLRRFLQAGGPLDAPTIERIRAAKPGVAFYVMYGATEATARITTLDPALYENKKGSVGRAIGQLTLRIHEPDKHGIGEVMVSGDSITPGYWCCERQETVLMEDGWLRTGDLGLLDEDGCLWIKGRSKDIVKVKGLRVSLQEVDAIVNNVPGVLSAAACGVPHTLAGEALAVFAVVREHTEELRGEIRKALPLQWVVDRICFVPELPLTPSGKVVRGRLAELGGT; from the coding sequence ATGGACTGGAACATCGCCAAGCACATCATTGATCGTCTCGCCCCTACGGCCGCACTCATCGACGCACGCCGCGGCAACGCCATCGAAACGGGTCTGGCCGAAGCCGTGGCCTCGGCCGCCGGGGCCATGCGCGCGGCAGGGCTTGCCCCCGGACAGCGCCTGGCCATCGGCTGCGACCAGACGCTGTGGACCGTACTGGCTTACCTGGGCGCACAGTATGCAGGCCTGACCGCCGTGCCCGTGGAGCGCGACAAGCTATCCGTCGCCCTGGGCGACCTGGGAGCGGAAGGCGTTTGGGTACCTGATTCCGCCTGGCTCGAAGGCCTGCCCACGCCTCGCGTGGCCAGCCTCGTGGGACCGGACTCGCTGGTGGGCGCGCCAGTGCAGGCCGAACCGCGCGGCCCCGACGACCTGGCCGCGCTCATGGCCACCTCGGGCACCACGGGCCGGGCCGTGCGCTTCATCATGGTCACGCACCGCAACCTGCTGACCAATACCCGCGACATAGCCGCCAGCCAGCACCTACAGCCCGGCGATCGGGCCATGCTTATCCTGCCCATGAGCTACTGCTTCGGCGTCAGCGTGCTGCTGAGCCATCTGTGGGCCGGGGGCGACTGCGTGCTCGACTCGCGTTTCACCTACCCTGACACGGTGCTGGCGGCCATGGACGAATACCGCTGCACGAGCTTCGCCGGAGTGCCGTCGGTCTACCGCATCCTGGACACGCGCTCGGCCCTGGCGCGCATGGAGCTGCCCCATCTGCGCCGCTTCCTGCAAGCCGGCGGCCCCCTGGACGCGCCGACCATCGAGCGCATCCGCGCGGCCAAGCCGGGCGTGGCCTTCTACGTCATGTACGGCGCCACCGAAGCCACGGCGCGCATCACCACCCTGGACCCGGCCCTGTACGAGAACAAGAAGGGCAGCGTCGGCCGGGCCATCGGCCAACTCACCTTGCGCATCCACGAACCGGACAAGCACGGGATCGGCGAGGTCATGGTCAGCGGAGACTCGATCACGCCGGGCTACTGGTGCTGCGAGCGGCAAGAGACGGTGCTCATGGAGGACGGCTGGCTGCGCACGGGCGATCTTGGTTTGCTGGACGAGGACGGCTGCCTGTGGATCAAGGGCCGCAGCAAGGATATCGTCAAGGTCAAGGGCCTGCGCGTGTCCCTGCAGGAGGTAGACGCCATTGTGAACAACGTGCCCGGAGTCCTGTCAGCCGCGGCCTGTGGCGTGCCGCACACCCTGGCGGGCGAGGCTCTGGCCGTTTTCGCCGTAGTGCGCGAGCACACCGAAGAGCTGCGCGGCGAGATCCGCAAGGCCCTGCCTCTGCAATGGGTCGTGGACAGAATATGCTTCGTGCCCGAGCTGCCGCTTACCCCCAGCGGCAAGGTCGTGCGCGGGAGGCTCGCGGAACTGGGCGGCACATAG
- a CDS encoding PAS domain S-box protein — translation MGVFLLALSIAVQLVAALLAIRQGRRSKAGLGWWLLAAAMLIMAVNRTIDLVIYRQSPFHPSLEVSANIAMLAVSVLLLVGIAHIGPLLDRLREAAERRSEEEHRLRGVVEAMPVMIHAHDASGGIVYWNRECERVTGYSAREMLGTSGKEDMLCRGKGCLPGDGKCVNFPWVELQEVEQTFRAKDGTMRNVLLTRVSGKASVPGWAWWMTGIDITDRRKTERRLAEREENYRKLFDSALDAIVIMDTQNSTVVDANPAALALFGYTREEMLGLPSLALTASPKRAQESFDELMAKGTLPLTRARQRRKDGSTFHSEISAASFESFGRKLVCVFFRDVSSEVATKLRLENAVRQARRSNRVKSEFLANMSHEIRTPIAGVIGTAKMALASERRGNQAEQLRRIENAARSLLSIVNDILDMSKIEAKGLEFRAKDFSPEWVVCACVEEFTALAQAKGLDLAAYVEPDVPACMRGDPDRLLQVLRNLVGNSLKFTERGHITISVRQPEKGETGLLYFSVKDTGIGIPKNRQKDLFKPFSQLDTTYAKRHQGTGLGLSISRRLVERMGGDIWVESERGQGSEFCFTARFEAAGGEFCPWQPEPPEVVEVPPLRILLAEDEQLNREFVTFFLSGEGHTVTTATNGCEALDLLERQDFDVVLMDVQMPELDGLEATRRIRSLEKPDKAHVPIIALTAYAMKEDRERVMAAGMDDYLSKPLDMDELRRSLARILAERKKLET, via the coding sequence ATGGGCGTGTTTCTGCTGGCGTTGTCGATAGCTGTTCAACTCGTCGCCGCACTGCTGGCCATTCGGCAGGGCCGGCGAAGCAAGGCCGGGCTTGGTTGGTGGCTCCTGGCCGCAGCCATGCTGATCATGGCCGTCAATCGCACCATCGACCTGGTTATATACCGGCAGTCGCCGTTTCACCCTTCTTTGGAAGTAAGCGCCAATATCGCCATGCTGGCGGTTTCCGTGCTTCTGCTTGTAGGCATCGCACATATCGGTCCGCTGCTGGACAGGCTCAGAGAGGCGGCCGAGCGCAGGTCAGAGGAGGAGCACCGGCTGCGAGGGGTGGTGGAGGCCATGCCGGTCATGATTCACGCCCATGACGCATCGGGCGGCATCGTATATTGGAACAGGGAGTGCGAGCGGGTCACGGGCTACTCCGCGCGGGAGATGCTGGGCACTTCCGGCAAGGAAGACATGCTCTGTCGCGGCAAGGGCTGCCTGCCGGGCGATGGGAAGTGCGTGAACTTTCCGTGGGTCGAATTGCAGGAGGTGGAACAGACATTCCGGGCCAAGGACGGCACGATGCGCAACGTGCTGCTGACAAGAGTATCGGGGAAAGCATCGGTGCCGGGCTGGGCCTGGTGGATGACGGGCATTGACATAACGGACCGGCGCAAGACCGAGCGCAGGCTTGCGGAGCGTGAAGAAAACTACCGCAAGCTTTTCGACAGCGCCCTGGACGCCATCGTAATCATGGATACGCAAAACTCCACGGTGGTGGATGCCAACCCCGCGGCCTTGGCTCTGTTCGGTTACACCCGCGAAGAGATGCTCGGCCTGCCCTCCCTGGCGCTTACGGCCAGCCCGAAGCGTGCCCAGGAAAGCTTCGACGAGCTCATGGCCAAAGGGACTCTGCCGCTCACCAGGGCCAGACAGCGGCGCAAGGACGGCTCCACCTTTCATTCGGAAATTTCGGCCGCGAGCTTCGAAAGCTTTGGCCGCAAACTTGTTTGCGTTTTTTTCCGTGACGTGTCCAGCGAGGTGGCGACCAAACTGCGTCTGGAGAACGCGGTGCGTCAGGCGCGGCGGTCCAACCGGGTCAAGTCCGAGTTCCTGGCCAATATGAGCCACGAGATACGCACGCCCATCGCGGGCGTCATCGGCACGGCCAAGATGGCCCTGGCAAGCGAACGGCGCGGCAATCAGGCCGAGCAGTTGCGGCGCATCGAGAACGCTGCGAGGTCGCTGCTGTCCATCGTCAACGACATCCTGGACATGTCCAAGATCGAGGCCAAGGGTTTGGAGTTCCGCGCGAAGGACTTCTCGCCCGAATGGGTAGTCTGCGCCTGCGTGGAGGAATTCACGGCCTTGGCCCAAGCCAAGGGGCTTGATCTGGCCGCTTATGTCGAGCCCGACGTTCCCGCGTGTATGCGAGGCGATCCCGACCGTCTGCTGCAGGTGCTGCGCAACCTTGTGGGCAACTCGCTCAAGTTCACCGAGCGCGGGCACATCACCATCTCGGTCCGTCAGCCGGAGAAAGGCGAGACGGGGCTGCTGTACTTTTCGGTCAAGGACACGGGCATCGGCATTCCCAAGAACCGGCAGAAGGATCTGTTCAAGCCATTTAGTCAACTCGACACGACCTATGCCAAACGCCACCAGGGCACGGGCCTGGGCCTGTCCATCAGCAGGCGCCTGGTGGAGCGCATGGGCGGAGATATTTGGGTAGAGAGCGAGCGCGGCCAAGGCAGCGAGTTCTGCTTCACGGCGCGCTTCGAGGCCGCCGGAGGCGAGTTCTGCCCCTGGCAGCCCGAGCCGCCCGAAGTGGTCGAGGTGCCGCCCTTGCGCATCCTGCTGGCCGAGGACGAGCAGCTCAACCGAGAGTTCGTGACCTTCTTCCTGTCAGGCGAGGGGCACACGGTCACCACTGCGACCAACGGCTGCGAGGCTCTGGACCTGCTGGAGCGACAGGATTTCGATGTGGTGCTCATGGACGTGCAGATGCCCGAGCTGGACGGCCTGGAGGCCACCCGGCGCATCAGGAGCTTGGAAAAGCCCGATAAGGCCCATGTGCCCATCATCGCGCTCACGGCCTATGCCATGAAAGAGGATCGCGAGCGCGTCATGGCCGCAGGCATGGATGACTACCTGAGCAAGCCCTTGGACATGGACGAACTGCGTCGCAGCCTTGCGCGCATCCTGGCCGAGCGGAAGAAGCTCGAAACCTAG
- a CDS encoding cobyrinate a,c-diamide synthase, translating to MAKGIVIAGTHSGCGKTTVTLALMAALRRKGLVVQPFKVGPDFIDPGHHALAAGRQSHNLDGWMCGRRAVQDVFARHAWDADIAVAEGVMGLYDGFSPISEQGSTAEIAKWLKLPVLLVVDARSMARSAAALVKGFAEFDPFLNLAGVAFNRAGSENHAKLLAEAMTLAPNVPLAGVLRRREGLATPSRHLGLVTACEAPLSPATLEKLADWIEQGLDLNRLVANLPHLAIYPPDDPDLPEPRAAIGVAWDKAFCFYYDENLRLLRESGARLIYFSPMEDQALPQGLHGLYLGGGYPEVHARALAQNRSMRRDIRDFCRSGRPVLAECGGFMYLMDALVGEHGQNFPMAGVLPFTASMNERFAALGYREVTLARDCPLGPAGLKVRGHEFHYSSIPDGAYAGAGLYIVSDRHGSLSRPEGFTEGNVVASYIHLHFGSNPSLAPRFVDACAGAVPASQ from the coding sequence ATGGCCAAGGGAATCGTCATCGCCGGCACGCACAGCGGCTGCGGCAAGACCACAGTTACACTGGCGCTCATGGCCGCCTTGCGGCGCAAGGGACTGGTCGTCCAGCCCTTCAAGGTCGGGCCGGACTTCATCGATCCGGGACACCATGCCCTTGCCGCAGGCCGGCAAAGCCACAACCTGGACGGATGGATGTGCGGCCGGCGCGCCGTGCAGGATGTCTTCGCCCGCCATGCCTGGGATGCGGACATCGCCGTGGCGGAGGGCGTCATGGGTCTGTATGACGGTTTCTCACCAATATCCGAACAAGGTTCCACGGCTGAAATCGCCAAGTGGCTCAAGCTGCCCGTGCTCCTGGTTGTCGACGCGCGCTCGATGGCCCGCTCCGCGGCGGCTCTGGTCAAAGGATTTGCCGAGTTCGACCCGTTCCTGAACTTGGCGGGCGTAGCTTTCAACCGTGCAGGCAGCGAGAACCACGCGAAGCTCCTTGCCGAGGCCATGACCCTGGCGCCTAACGTGCCTTTGGCCGGCGTTCTGCGCCGCCGCGAAGGCCTTGCGACGCCTTCGCGACATCTGGGGTTGGTCACGGCCTGCGAAGCGCCTCTTTCGCCCGCGACCCTGGAAAAGCTGGCCGACTGGATTGAACAGGGCCTGGACCTGAACCGATTGGTGGCCAACCTGCCGCACCTGGCCATCTACCCCCCCGACGACCCGGACCTTCCCGAGCCGCGCGCCGCCATAGGCGTGGCCTGGGACAAGGCCTTCTGCTTCTACTATGATGAAAATCTGCGTTTGTTGCGCGAGAGCGGGGCGCGACTGATCTACTTCTCGCCCATGGAGGATCAGGCGCTGCCACAGGGGCTGCACGGCCTGTATCTAGGCGGCGGCTATCCCGAGGTACATGCCCGCGCCCTGGCCCAGAACAGGTCCATGCGCCGCGACATCCGCGACTTCTGCCGCTCGGGCCGGCCCGTGCTGGCCGAATGCGGCGGCTTTATGTACCTCATGGACGCGCTCGTCGGTGAGCACGGCCAGAACTTCCCCATGGCCGGGGTACTCCCCTTCACGGCATCCATGAACGAACGCTTCGCGGCCCTGGGCTACAGAGAGGTAACCCTCGCGCGCGACTGTCCCTTGGGTCCGGCCGGTCTCAAGGTCCGCGGCCACGAATTCCACTACTCGTCCATCCCCGACGGGGCCTATGCCGGCGCAGGGCTGTACATCGTCTCGGACCGCCACGGCTCCCTGTCCAGGCCCGAGGGCTTTACCGAGGGCAATGTCGTGGCCTCGTACATCCACCTGCACTTCGGCAGCAATCCGAGCTTGGCCCCGCGTTTCGTGGACGCCTGCGCCGGCGCTGTTCCCGCAAGCCAGTGA
- a CDS encoding cobalt-precorrin-5B (C(1))-methyltransferase, producing MTRTLREGFTTGTAAAAAAKAAALHLLTGATPEHVDVPLPAGGRLRIAIATCRSEGSGARATVIKDGGDDPDATHGAAIECLIVLNEWGSCAEIDVTGGRGVGMVTRPGLPVPPGQPAINPAPRRQIADSLREAMEAADFRGSARVLVEVPDGEAIARRTLNPRLGILGGISILGTRGTVRPYSHEAWAATVSQSLDVARAAGLSEACCSTGGRSERLLMALRPDLPEVAFIQAADHFAHAMSEAGRKGVTRVTWGVFFGKLVKQAQGLPQTHARNAPTDMRQLADLCATLGASAVSVDSVAKANTAMHALDILRPEPALPVILQELCRLAAHHARSFAGTDMEVRHVLFSLEGELLAQWPNRIEARAY from the coding sequence GTGACGCGAACCCTGCGCGAAGGATTCACCACGGGCACGGCCGCGGCGGCGGCGGCCAAGGCCGCCGCGCTCCATCTGCTCACGGGCGCGACCCCGGAACACGTGGACGTACCTCTGCCGGCGGGCGGACGGCTGCGCATCGCCATAGCCACCTGTCGGAGCGAAGGTTCTGGCGCTCGCGCGACTGTCATCAAGGACGGCGGCGACGACCCGGATGCAACGCACGGCGCGGCCATCGAGTGTCTTATAGTACTGAACGAATGGGGATCGTGCGCTGAGATCGATGTCACGGGCGGTCGCGGCGTGGGTATGGTCACCCGGCCCGGCCTGCCAGTGCCGCCCGGTCAGCCCGCCATCAACCCGGCCCCGCGCCGCCAGATCGCTGACTCGTTGCGTGAGGCCATGGAAGCAGCCGACTTCAGAGGCTCGGCCCGTGTGCTGGTGGAAGTTCCAGACGGCGAGGCCATTGCCAGGCGCACGCTCAACCCGCGCCTGGGCATCCTGGGCGGCATCTCTATTCTGGGCACGCGCGGCACGGTGCGACCTTACAGCCATGAGGCCTGGGCCGCCACGGTCAGCCAGAGTCTGGACGTGGCCCGCGCCGCCGGACTAAGCGAGGCCTGCTGTTCGACCGGCGGCCGCAGTGAGCGTCTGCTCATGGCCCTGCGGCCCGACCTGCCCGAAGTAGCCTTCATCCAGGCCGCGGACCACTTCGCCCACGCCATGTCCGAGGCCGGCCGCAAGGGTGTCACCCGCGTAACCTGGGGCGTGTTCTTCGGCAAGCTGGTCAAGCAGGCTCAGGGCCTGCCCCAAACGCACGCGCGCAACGCGCCCACGGACATGCGCCAACTGGCCGACCTGTGTGCGACGCTGGGCGCTTCGGCCGTCAGCGTGGACTCCGTGGCCAAGGCCAACACGGCCATGCACGCCCTGGACATCCTGCGGCCCGAACCCGCCCTGCCCGTCATCCTACAGGAGTTGTGTCGTCTGGCGGCGCACCACGCGCGAAGCTTCGCCGGGACCGATATGGAAGTCCGGCATGTACTGTTCTCGCTGGAAGGCGAGTTGCTGGCGCAATGGCCGAACCGGATAGAGGCTAGAGCCTATTGA
- a CDS encoding sigma-54 interaction domain-containing protein, with protein MRLTESTGVFDALGFGFFVVDEGWNVLLFNREAERITGFTRKEALGCKCSEIFHTEFCNARCPLQQALVSGDRVSRRQVHFLTRDNRRVALEISAAPFTGSGERTMGVLCFREVLADQAGTDTPADDPLRRLVFRHPLMLQLLDILRMVAPTDASVLLTGETGTGKGLLAKALHDLSRRRVGPFVGVNCAALPDKLLESELFGYKKGAFTDARADKPGMFELAQGGTIFLDEIGDLPSDLQAKLLQALEERRFYPLGATKPVSVNVRVVAASNLDLARRTTEGLFRSDLYYRLRVVELHIPPLRERSADIVPLAELFLARAAERYAKRATHLDESAKRLLSAYSFPGNVRELKHLMEHAVILSDGTTLTPAHFPPQMAVHPAPTAPMSHPGHPTCPGQAAQRLPEVERAQGGSLLERERDLLLQALSENDWSILQTAAQLGINRTTLWRRMRKYGI; from the coding sequence ATGCGCCTGACGGAATCCACCGGCGTCTTCGATGCCTTGGGCTTCGGCTTCTTCGTCGTGGACGAAGGCTGGAACGTGTTGCTCTTCAACCGGGAAGCCGAACGCATCACCGGTTTCACCCGCAAGGAAGCCTTAGGCTGCAAATGTTCGGAGATTTTCCATACCGAGTTTTGCAATGCACGCTGCCCGCTGCAGCAGGCCTTGGTCTCCGGCGACAGGGTTTCCAGGCGTCAGGTGCATTTCCTGACCCGCGACAACCGCCGCGTGGCCTTGGAAATCTCCGCCGCGCCCTTCACGGGCAGCGGCGAGCGGACCATGGGTGTGCTGTGCTTTCGCGAGGTTCTGGCGGATCAGGCCGGCACGGACACGCCGGCTGACGATCCTCTGCGTCGCCTGGTATTCCGCCATCCGCTCATGCTGCAGCTCCTGGACATCCTGCGCATGGTCGCGCCAACGGACGCCTCGGTGCTGCTCACGGGCGAAACCGGCACGGGCAAGGGCTTGCTGGCCAAGGCGCTGCACGACCTGAGCCGCCGGCGCGTCGGACCATTCGTGGGCGTCAACTGCGCGGCCCTGCCCGACAAGCTCCTGGAATCCGAGCTGTTCGGCTACAAGAAGGGCGCGTTCACCGATGCCCGCGCCGACAAGCCTGGCATGTTCGAACTGGCCCAGGGCGGGACCATCTTCCTGGACGAGATCGGCGATTTGCCGTCCGACCTGCAGGCCAAGCTTCTGCAGGCTCTGGAAGAGCGCCGTTTCTATCCCCTGGGCGCCACCAAGCCGGTTTCGGTCAACGTGCGCGTGGTGGCCGCCAGCAACCTGGATCTGGCTCGACGCACGACCGAGGGCCTCTTCCGCTCCGACCTTTACTATCGGCTGCGGGTAGTGGAGTTGCACATCCCGCCCCTGCGCGAGCGAAGCGCGGACATCGTGCCCCTGGCCGAGCTGTTCCTGGCCCGCGCGGCCGAGCGCTACGCCAAGCGGGCCACACACCTGGACGAATCCGCCAAGCGGCTGCTGTCCGCCTACTCCTTTCCCGGCAACGTGCGCGAACTCAAGCATCTCATGGAGCACGCCGTGATCCTGAGCGACGGCACCACGCTCACGCCCGCCCATTTTCCGCCCCAGATGGCGGTCCATCCGGCTCCGACCGCTCCAATGTCCCATCCGGGCCATCCGACTTGTCCGGGCCAAGCGGCTCAGCGCTTGCCCGAAGTCGAGCGTGCCCAGGGCGGCAGCTTGCTGGAGCGCGAGCGGGACCTGTTGCTCCAGGCCCTGTCCGAAAATGACTGGTCCATTCTCCAGACCGCCGCGCAACTGGGTATCAACCGCACCACGCTATGGCGGCGCATGCGCAAGTACGGCATCTGA